Proteins encoded together in one Euzebyales bacterium window:
- a CDS encoding glutamate-5-semialdehyde dehydrogenase: MSAGQWSDTRYHADRATRYEPSSIKEATVSDVLALCAAAKAGAPTLAATSTARRDAVLAAMAERIDASHDVVLSANAADVEAGASAGLSTAMQDRLRLDAGRLEGIAAGLRALIDAPDPLGRVVRGFTLPNGLDVRQVTVPLGVIAMVYEGRPNVTVDAAGLAIKSGNACVLRGSSSAIRSNTAFAELLRAALTEQGLPADLIGLVADTSRDSVKELGRARGLVDLLIPRGGAGLIQAVVADSQVPVIETGVGNCHVYVDRAADLDMATRIVTNAKAQRPSVCNAAETLLVHRDVAADFLPTVATALEAEGVELRGDDATRAIVDAQPATDEDWDTEYLDLVMAVAVVDDVDAAMAHIARHGTLHTEAIVTQDRAAARAFVAGVDAAAVMVNASTRFTDGGEFGFGAEIGISTQKLHARGPMGLTELVTTKYVVEGDGQVRA, from the coding sequence GTGTCCGCCGGACAGTGGTCCGACACTCGGTACCATGCTGACAGAGCAACAAGGTACGAGCCCAGCAGCATCAAGGAGGCCACGGTGTCCGACGTCCTCGCCCTGTGCGCAGCGGCCAAGGCGGGGGCGCCGACGCTGGCCGCTACCTCGACCGCGCGGCGCGACGCTGTGCTCGCAGCGATGGCCGAGCGGATCGACGCGAGCCACGACGTCGTCCTGTCGGCGAATGCCGCTGACGTGGAGGCCGGTGCGTCGGCTGGCCTGTCGACGGCCATGCAGGACCGTCTGCGCCTCGACGCCGGACGGCTCGAGGGGATCGCCGCCGGTCTGCGCGCGCTGATCGACGCACCGGATCCGCTCGGGCGGGTCGTACGGGGGTTCACGTTGCCCAACGGGCTCGACGTCCGTCAGGTCACCGTTCCGCTGGGCGTGATCGCGATGGTCTACGAGGGGCGCCCGAACGTCACGGTCGACGCCGCCGGACTGGCGATCAAGAGCGGCAACGCGTGCGTGCTGCGGGGCTCGTCATCGGCGATCCGGTCGAACACCGCGTTCGCGGAGCTGCTGCGCGCGGCGCTGACCGAACAGGGCCTGCCGGCCGACCTCATCGGCCTGGTCGCCGACACGAGCCGTGACTCGGTCAAGGAGCTCGGACGCGCCCGCGGGCTCGTCGACCTGCTGATCCCGCGCGGCGGCGCCGGGCTCATCCAGGCGGTCGTCGCCGACTCGCAGGTGCCGGTGATCGAGACGGGCGTCGGCAACTGCCACGTCTACGTCGACCGCGCGGCCGACCTGGACATGGCGACGCGGATCGTGACCAACGCCAAGGCGCAGCGGCCCAGCGTCTGCAACGCCGCCGAGACCCTGCTGGTCCACCGCGACGTCGCCGCGGACTTCCTGCCCACCGTGGCGACCGCACTCGAGGCCGAGGGGGTCGAGCTACGTGGTGACGATGCCACGCGCGCCATCGTGGACGCGCAGCCGGCGACCGACGAGGACTGGGACACCGAGTACCTCGATCTGGTGATGGCGGTGGCGGTCGTCGACGACGTCGACGCGGCCATGGCCCACATCGCCCGGCACGGCACACTGCACACCGAGGCGATCGTCACCCAGGACCGCGCCGCTGCCCGCGCGTTCGTCGCGGGCGTCGACGCCGCGGCGGTGATGGTCAACGCGTCGACGCGGTTCACCGACGGCGGCGAGTTCGGATTCGGCGCCGAGATCGGCATCTCGACGCAGAAGCTGCACGCCCGTGGACCGATGGGGCTCACCGAGCTCGTGACGACCAAGTACGTGGTCGAAGGCGACGGCCAGGTGCGTGCCTAG
- the nadD gene encoding nicotinate-nucleotide adenylyltransferase, with product MELHEGSGAVGIMGGSFDPIHLGHLVTAEQARAELGLDEVVFIPAGDQPQKIHATSPELRYLMTVLATAANPAFSVSRLEIDRDGPTFTVDTLRLMCERRPDDRLYFITGADAILSILTWKDAEECLALADFVAATRPGYDLRRLDSEGLRRHVRILDVPALAISSSDVRARFAAGRPVRYLIPLEVEQFARKYRLYDSSHVRE from the coding sequence GTGGAGCTCCACGAGGGGTCGGGTGCCGTCGGCATCATGGGGGGCAGCTTCGACCCGATCCACCTGGGTCACCTGGTCACCGCCGAGCAGGCGCGTGCCGAGCTGGGTCTCGACGAGGTCGTGTTCATCCCCGCGGGAGATCAGCCGCAGAAGATCCACGCGACGTCGCCCGAGCTGCGCTACCTGATGACCGTGCTGGCGACGGCGGCCAACCCGGCGTTCTCGGTCAGCCGGCTCGAGATCGACCGGGACGGTCCCACATTCACGGTCGACACCCTGCGCCTCATGTGCGAGCGCCGGCCCGACGATCGTCTGTACTTCATCACCGGGGCCGACGCGATCCTGAGCATCCTCACCTGGAAGGACGCGGAGGAGTGCCTCGCGCTCGCGGACTTCGTGGCGGCCACCCGACCCGGCTACGACCTGCGCCGGTTGGACTCCGAAGGACTGCGCCGGCACGTGCGGATCCTGGACGTGCCGGCGCTGGCGATCTCGTCGTCGGACGTTCGGGCGCGGTTCGCCGCGGGGCGGCCCGTGCGCTACCTCATCCCGCTGGAGGTCGAGCAGTTCGCTCGCAAGTACCGGCTATACGACAGCAGCCACGTTCGCGAATAG
- the rsfS gene encoding ribosome silencing factor translates to MVAVDTDTSKSLARNAASAAENKKATDVVILDVGDLVGITDFFVIASTSNPRQLDTVADEVHSALKADGRAPLRREGATPDGWMVLDYGDVVVHVFTEAQRDYYDLERLWADAPRIEVGATAS, encoded by the coding sequence CTGGTCGCCGTCGACACCGACACCTCGAAGTCCCTCGCCCGCAACGCCGCCTCCGCGGCAGAGAACAAGAAGGCCACTGACGTCGTCATCCTCGACGTCGGCGACCTGGTCGGCATCACCGACTTCTTCGTCATCGCCTCGACCAGCAACCCGCGGCAGCTCGACACGGTCGCCGATGAGGTCCACTCCGCGCTCAAGGCGGATGGCCGGGCGCCGCTGCGCAGGGAGGGCGCCACGCCCGACGGCTGGATGGTGCTCGACTACGGTGACGTCGTGGTCCACGTGTTCACCGAGGCGCAGCGCGACTACTACGACCTCGAGCGGCTGTGGGCCGACGCCCCCCGCATCGAGGTCGGTGCGACCGCCTCCTAG